A region from the Saccharicrinis carchari genome encodes:
- a CDS encoding helix-turn-helix transcriptional regulator, whose translation MKASKQNIPTYGLQSFSHPQYADRQFHVELFDAKRHFKVSYPHRHDFFEVLFLTKGSGLHVIDTREYTIEPPCVFFMSPGQAHKIELSGDIEGYIFIFAPEFYLFDKNNQNRLLEFPFFFTIHQDNPPLELTRASDGKFLEQLFLKAIAELAKDKSHIGLLRSVLDTILHYTSMLYPSQEQEPKFGKGHLLVKRFYQLVEDNYQKNIGVNQYADLLAVTPHHLTQTLKQLTGRTSNEVIRSKQILEVKRLLVHSALSATQIADRLNFADQSYFTRFFRKATGLTPLQFREHMRNRVL comes from the coding sequence GTGAAAGCTTCAAAACAAAACATACCTACCTACGGACTGCAATCCTTCAGCCATCCGCAATATGCCGACAGGCAGTTTCATGTGGAGCTTTTTGATGCTAAGCGGCATTTTAAGGTGAGCTATCCGCATCGGCACGATTTTTTTGAAGTGCTCTTCCTGACCAAAGGCTCCGGCTTGCATGTAATTGATACCCGCGAATATACCATTGAGCCACCGTGTGTGTTTTTTATGTCGCCGGGGCAGGCACATAAAATTGAACTGTCGGGCGATATTGAGGGGTACATTTTTATTTTTGCCCCTGAGTTTTATCTCTTCGACAAGAACAACCAGAACCGCTTGCTGGAGTTTCCCTTCTTTTTTACCATCCATCAGGATAATCCGCCATTGGAATTGACTAGGGCTTCGGATGGCAAATTTTTGGAGCAGTTATTTCTGAAAGCCATTGCAGAGCTGGCCAAAGATAAGAGTCACATCGGGTTGTTGCGCTCTGTTTTAGATACCATCTTACATTACACCTCTATGCTTTACCCAAGCCAGGAGCAGGAGCCCAAATTTGGCAAGGGACATTTGTTGGTAAAACGTTTTTATCAATTGGTTGAGGATAATTATCAGAAGAATATAGGTGTAAATCAATATGCAGATCTATTGGCCGTTACCCCTCATCATCTTACCCAAACGCTCAAGCAGCTAACCGGTCGAACATCTAACGAGGTAATCCGCAGCAAGCAGATATTGGAGGTAAAGCGTTTATTGGTACATTCGGCTCTTTCGGCAACACAAATAGCCGATCGTCTTAATTTTGCCGACCAATCCTATTTTACCCGTTTTTTTAGAAAAGCCACAGGCCTTACCCCACTGCAGTTTCGTGAGCATATGCGCAATAGGGTGTTGTAG
- a CDS encoding 2,3,4,5-tetrahydropyridine-2,6-dicarboxylate N-succinyltransferase — MLEQYKKVIEQAWDNRELLKTTDTQDVIRTLMEMLDKGKIRVAEPNGDEWKVNEWVKKAVILYFPIQKMETLEAGPMEFHDKMALKKNYAELGIRVVPHAVARYGAYISSGVVLMPSYVNIGAYIESGTMVDTWATVGSCAQIGKNVHLSGGVGIGGVLEPIQAAPVIIEDDAFIGSRCIVVEGCRVGKEAVLGANVVLTGSTKIIDVTGDSPVEYKGYVPPRSVVIPGSYTKKFPAGDFQVPAALIIGQRKESTDKKTSLNDALRENDVAV, encoded by the coding sequence ATGTTAGAGCAATACAAAAAAGTTATTGAGCAAGCCTGGGACAACCGGGAACTTTTAAAAACAACGGATACGCAAGATGTTATTCGTACTTTAATGGAGATGCTGGACAAAGGCAAGATAAGGGTAGCAGAACCAAATGGCGATGAATGGAAGGTGAATGAGTGGGTAAAGAAAGCCGTTATCCTGTATTTTCCCATTCAAAAGATGGAGACTTTAGAAGCAGGGCCGATGGAATTTCATGATAAGATGGCGCTCAAAAAAAATTATGCCGAGTTGGGTATACGGGTCGTTCCCCATGCTGTGGCTCGCTATGGTGCTTACATATCAAGTGGTGTTGTTTTGATGCCCTCGTATGTTAATATTGGCGCTTACATTGAGAGTGGCACAATGGTGGATACCTGGGCCACAGTAGGTAGCTGTGCACAAATAGGTAAAAATGTTCATCTTAGCGGTGGTGTGGGTATTGGAGGGGTGTTAGAACCCATTCAGGCCGCCCCTGTAATTATTGAAGATGATGCCTTTATCGGTTCGCGATGTATAGTTGTAGAAGGTTGTCGCGTGGGTAAAGAAGCCGTGTTGGGAGCCAACGTGGTGCTCACCGGTTCTACAAAAATTATCGATGTTACCGGTGACAGTCCCGTTGAATACAAAGGTTACGTTCCGCCACGTTCCGTGGTGATTCCGGGAAGCTACACCAAGAAATTCCCCGCCGGAGATTTTCAAGTGCCCGCGGCACTCATCATTGGCCAGCGAAAAGAATCGACAGATAAAAAAACTTCGTTGAACGATGCATTACGCGAGAATGATGTAGCAGTGTAA
- a CDS encoding helix-turn-helix domain-containing protein: protein MSQQPDSLPQLVARFINNTNQNIFLTGKAGTGKTTFLRSIRQHTHKSVIVAAPTGIAAINAGGVTLHSLFQLPFGAFIPDNNGLNMPYASTQVNTPRTLLSSFQMHKTKRNMLKKMELLIIDEVSMLRADLLDAIDLILRSVRRQRDLPFGGVQILFIGDLLQLPPVVKDDEWSCIGAYYPSVFFFSAQVLRQTPPLYIELEKIYRQSDNTFINLLNNLRNNKMTEADAQLLNKYYRPDYEQKSDEGVILLTTHNRIANDKNRKALQNIKGKSHFFKAEISGDFKEFSYPTEDRLEFKIGAQVMFTKNDYSGEQKYFNGKIGSITKLNKDQIEVSFADGSAPANAEPYLWENKKYTVNKDSNEIDESTVGTFKQYPLKLAWAITVHKSQGLTFDKAIIDVQNAFAPGQIYVALSRLRSLDGLILTSPIPSEGIKVDSSLASFAEIKKKPEELNPILQKESKKYFNNFVMEAFDFSGLMQDLSYHISTYNKNAKKSVKQQYKSVALEWLKETEPLRTVADNFKAEVNRIVNSGQPNYLAHLLERINKATAYFEPRIKEIHDNIREHCNELKGIKGAKTYHTELIDLSNLYYGCLQMIYKAQGLIKSSLQGKPFDKSTIKKPAFPESREKPTPSRKRKSSAEIKPKEDTKLLTFKMYKAGKDVKTIAQQRSLTVGTVEGHLAHYVQLGQLDVLNFIGKGKLAIIEKTIHKLDSFALTPLKNELGKDYSYGELRLAVAYMLSQKA, encoded by the coding sequence ATGAGCCAGCAACCGGATAGCTTGCCACAATTAGTGGCCAGGTTTATCAACAACACCAATCAAAATATTTTTCTCACGGGTAAAGCCGGCACGGGAAAAACTACTTTTTTACGCAGCATAAGGCAACATACCCACAAAAGTGTTATTGTGGCGGCTCCCACCGGTATTGCTGCCATCAATGCAGGAGGCGTTACGCTTCACTCTCTGTTTCAACTCCCTTTTGGCGCTTTTATTCCCGACAACAACGGACTTAACATGCCATACGCAAGCACGCAGGTAAATACGCCGCGCACGCTGCTGTCTTCGTTTCAAATGCACAAAACCAAACGCAACATGCTCAAAAAAATGGAGCTGTTAATTATTGATGAGGTGAGTATGCTAAGAGCCGACCTGCTGGATGCCATCGACCTGATATTGCGTAGTGTGCGCCGTCAAAGGGATTTGCCTTTTGGAGGTGTTCAGATCCTCTTTATCGGCGATTTATTGCAACTGCCTCCTGTGGTAAAGGACGACGAGTGGAGCTGTATCGGAGCCTACTATCCCAGTGTTTTCTTTTTTAGTGCGCAAGTGCTACGCCAAACTCCCCCCTTATATATTGAGTTGGAAAAAATATACCGCCAAAGCGACAATACTTTTATCAACTTGTTGAATAACCTGCGCAACAATAAAATGACGGAGGCAGATGCTCAGTTGCTTAATAAATATTACCGACCGGATTATGAGCAGAAAAGTGATGAGGGCGTTATCCTGCTCACCACGCACAACCGTATCGCTAATGATAAAAACAGGAAAGCCCTGCAAAACATCAAAGGAAAATCGCATTTTTTTAAAGCCGAAATTTCGGGTGATTTCAAGGAGTTCAGTTATCCTACCGAAGACAGGCTGGAGTTTAAGATAGGTGCGCAGGTGATGTTTACCAAAAATGATTATTCGGGCGAACAGAAATACTTTAATGGCAAAATAGGCAGCATCACTAAGCTAAATAAAGATCAAATAGAGGTTAGCTTTGCCGATGGTTCGGCACCGGCTAATGCCGAGCCATACTTGTGGGAAAATAAAAAATATACGGTGAATAAGGATTCTAACGAAATAGACGAAAGCACAGTGGGTACTTTTAAGCAGTACCCCCTAAAGTTGGCCTGGGCCATTACGGTGCACAAAAGCCAGGGATTAACTTTCGACAAGGCCATCATCGATGTTCAGAATGCCTTTGCACCGGGGCAGATTTATGTGGCATTGTCGCGATTACGCAGTTTAGATGGCCTTATTCTTACTTCACCTATTCCATCAGAAGGCATTAAAGTGGATTCTTCACTAGCATCCTTCGCCGAGATAAAGAAAAAACCCGAGGAGCTGAACCCCATTTTGCAGAAGGAATCAAAGAAATATTTTAACAACTTTGTAATGGAGGCCTTTGATTTTTCGGGATTAATGCAAGACCTGAGCTATCATATCTCGACCTATAATAAAAATGCCAAAAAATCGGTCAAACAACAATATAAATCTGTTGCCCTGGAATGGTTAAAAGAAACCGAGCCATTGCGTACCGTAGCTGATAATTTTAAAGCGGAGGTAAACCGGATTGTAAATTCGGGACAGCCAAATTACCTCGCTCATTTGTTGGAACGGATAAACAAGGCAACGGCTTATTTTGAGCCTCGGATAAAAGAAATACACGATAATATTAGGGAGCATTGCAACGAGTTGAAGGGCATTAAAGGTGCCAAAACCTATCATACCGAACTCATCGACCTGTCCAATCTGTACTACGGTTGTTTGCAGATGATTTATAAAGCCCAGGGCTTAATCAAATCATCGCTTCAAGGAAAGCCTTTTGACAAAAGTACCATTAAAAAACCAGCCTTTCCCGAATCCCGCGAAAAGCCTACTCCATCGCGAAAACGGAAGAGTTCTGCAGAGATTAAACCCAAGGAAGATACCAAGCTGCTTACTTTTAAAATGTACAAGGCGGGCAAAGACGTAAAAACCATTGCCCAGCAAAGGTCGCTCACCGTAGGCACCGTAGAAGGACACCTGGCACATTACGTGCAGCTGGGGCAATTGGACGTGCTCAATTTTATTGGTAAAGGGAAGCTGGCCATCATAGAAAAGACCATCCATAAATTAGATAGCTTTGCCCTTACACCGCTAAAAAATGAACTGGGCAAAGATTATTCCTACGGCGAACTGAGGCTTGCTGTGGCCTATATGTTATCGCAGAAAGCTTGA